Within Bacillus sp. Marseille-Q1617, the genomic segment TGAGGAGGCCGTTTCTAAGTATAAGCTTGAAATCAAGCTGCTTAAGACCGGACTCTTAAAAAAATAACTTAATAATAGATGTTAAGGATAAAGAAAGAAGGGAGAATATGAAGGAACCATCACATGATGTATCCAAGTCAGCTGATACCTTCAAAAAATTTCCGTTATTATTCGTTTTAATTTCAGGGGCTTTCGCGGCCATTCTAAATCAGACGCTGCTTGCGACAGCACTCCCACATATTATGGAGGATCTGAATCTTGAAGCCAGCACAGCACAGTGGTTAACATCCATTTTCATGCTGGTGAACGGAGTGATGATCCCGATTACCGCATTCCTTATCGGACGTTTCACGACCCGCTCATTATTCCTGACAGCTCTGGGGCTTTTTGCAACAGGTACATTGATTTGTGCGGTTGCCCCAAATTTCGGCGTCTTAATGGCAGGTCGCATTGTACAAGCTTCAGGGGCAGGAATTATCATGCCCTTGATGCAGACGATTTTGTTTTTGATTTATCCAGTAGAAAAACGGGGGAGTGCAATGGGGATGTTCGGACTGGTTATTTCCTTTGCGCCAGCTATCGGACCCACTCTTTCAGGATGGCTTGTCGATCAGTTCCCGTGGAGAAGCTTATTCTATGTCATTTTGCCGATTGTCATCATCGATTTGATCGTGGCATACTTCATCCTGGTAAATGTTACGAAGCAGACATTCCCGAAAGTCGATATCTTATCAATCATCTTATCCTCACTTGGTTTCGGAGGATTGCTTTACGGGTTCAGTACCGCAGGAACTACGGGATGGGGGAGTACACAGGTGATCGTTGCGATGATCATTGGTTCAATTACGTTGACCTTCTTCATTTTAAGACAGTTTAAATTAGATCAGCCAATTCTTGAATTCCGTGTATTCAAGATAAAATTGTTTACGATCACAACCGCACTCGGCATGCTCGTCTTCATTGCCATGATTGGAGGGGCGACTGTTTTACCTATCCTGATGCAGAATATGCTTGGATTTTCTGCTTTTGAGTCAGGACTTATGCTGCTGCCTGGAGCACTTATAATGGGCTTTATGAATCCGATCACAGGAAGGATCTTTGACAAGTTCGGTGCCAAGTGGCTTGCTGTCACCGGGTTGATGCTGATCTCGGTGACAACGATTATGTTCACGAACCTCACCCCAGAGACAACGTTCATGTATCTGACTGTCGTCAACGCGTTTCGAATGCTGGGTGTCGCAATGGTGATGATGCCGGTCACCACCGCCGGTCTCAACCAGCTTCCTAATTCTCTGATTCCGCACGGAACCGCAATGAACAATACAATGCGGCAGGTATCAGGTGCTGTTGGAACCGCCTTGCTCGTAACGGTCATGACCACCGCTGCACAACCGGGCAGGGGAGTGGAGGGCCTCGTTCATGGGGTCAACGTTTCCTTTTTAGTCGCAGCTATTTCGGCGTTAATCGGACTGATCCTTGCCTTTTTCGTGAAAGATAAGAAACCTAAGACAGTGAAGACTACAGCCTGATTTTGTAAGCCAGTTTCTTACACATTGAAACTGGCTTTATTACTTTCATTGCAACTATCCATAGAATAAAGTCCACAAAAAAACCTCGTCATGACGGACGAGGTTTTTCCTGTTCTTACTCACCCGAAGATTCATCTACATCAGCGGCTACAGCTTTCTTAATGAAAAGTGAAATGATGACCGCTGTCAGTGCAAGGGCTAACGCGAACCAATAAGCGCGGTGAACACCAAATGTCATGGCATCATTCATTACATCCTGAGTAACAGTTCCGGTCCGGTCATCAAGATAGCTCTCACGACTTTGTGTCATGATGCTCACGAACACCGATACCCCTAAAGCCCCTGAAACGGGCTGAAGGGTATTCGAGATGGCTGTTCCATGAGGATAAAGGTTTTTAGGCAGCTCATTCAGTGCATTTGTTTGGGCAGGCATCATGATAGCAGATATTGACAGCATCAACAGTATGTAAACAATGATGAAAAACCAAATTGGGGTTGCCTGGCTGATATTGCTAAAAAATATAATGACTCCTGATAGCACGATCGTACCAGGAATGATCAACTTTCTCGGACCGTATTTATCAAATAAAGAGCCCATCACAGGAGACATTAATCCGTTTAACAGCGCCCCGGGTAATAGTAACAGTCCTGCAACCTTTGCCGAATATCCGAGCGGGCCCTGTAAATACATGGGCATAACGATTTCAGATGCGAACATTGCCATGATCACGATGATGAATAGAACGACCCCGCGGGCATAGCTTTTATATTTGAAAACCCGCACATCAAGCAGAGGTTCCTTCAATTTTAACTGCCTTAAAACAAACCACACAAGGCTGACTGCACTCACTATAATAATGGTGACGATTCTTAAAGATGTGAACCCTTCACCTGCTTCTCCTGCAGCACTGAAGCCATATACAATTCCAGCAATACCGACTGAAGATAGGACGATTGACCATACATCTACGCCCGGCCGTGTCACTTCCCCAACATTTTGCAAGTACTTCCATGCAAATAAAATAGAAAACATTGAAAAAGGTATGACCGTGATGAATAACCATCTCCAACCGAGAGTATCTACAATAACTCCGGATAAAGTCGGTCCGATCGCAGGTGCAAACATAATGACCAATCCAAATGTCCCCATGATTTTACCGCGGACTTCCGGTTTATAGATAAGCAGTATTGCATTCATAATGACCGGTATCAACAACCCTGTTCCGACAGCTTGAATCATTCGTCCAGTTAATAGCATCGGAAAATTCATTGCACTTGCTGCGATGGTCGTACCGATCAAGAATACCGTCATTACACCGATAAACATTTGTCTTGTTGTGAACCATTGGATCAATAATGCTGATATCGGCATCAATACCCCCATTACCAGCATGAAGCCGGTGGCAAGCCATTGAACCGTGGGTGCATTAACCCCAAACACTTCCATTAATTCAGTTAGTGCTATATTCAACAATGTTTCATTCAGAATAGCAAAAAAAGCGCCTATCATAAAGGTGATCAGTATCGCTTTTGAATTGATTTTTGATTCCATTTTACTCCTCCGGCTTTTAATATATTTTGACCTTAACTATAATCTACTATTTAATAGAAAGTGTCCAGAAATGAACCTTAAATTCCATAAATTTCATCATCTCCATATGATACAATAAAACAAAGGCAATAGGAATGGGGGATTCATAAGATGTGTACTGAGCAAGGTCTATCTCATCTTTATTCCAAACTCACTATCATTTCGGGTGAAAATTATCTTATCATTGAAAATACAAGCATTCTGACAGCTCGAGAAATCCGGCAGTTCATCCTGTATGTCATCAATCATCCGGCATATGAACATATCAATTCGATTGAATTTTTGATAGACAAAAGTCTTGAAAATGAACTGAATTCTTTTTTACATACATACGATTTTCATATGACCGATCAACTGGTAAGAGTTGAAAAAAGATTAGACGGTCAAGGTCGGTCCGTCAAGGATTCACCATATCAATATAAAAATCTTAAAGATCTCTCAGTACAGGGTTTTAAATATCTATGGAGTCTTTCGATGGAAGGATCCCCCAATCCACAGTCAAGCTTAAATATTGATGAACATTTCCAGAGTGTCAAAACAGAACTGGGAGAAAATTACGAACGTTCCTGCATGGCTGTATATGAGAATGAAAAACCAATCGGTGTTATCATACCGCATATCGAACCAGGTACTGCAGAAGAAGGCAGACTCTTTTATTTCGGACTCAGTCAAAGGGAACGAGGGAAAGGTAAAAGCGGGATCATTCACCAAGATGCTCTTGATAT encodes:
- a CDS encoding MDR family MFS transporter — protein: MKEPSHDVSKSADTFKKFPLLFVLISGAFAAILNQTLLATALPHIMEDLNLEASTAQWLTSIFMLVNGVMIPITAFLIGRFTTRSLFLTALGLFATGTLICAVAPNFGVLMAGRIVQASGAGIIMPLMQTILFLIYPVEKRGSAMGMFGLVISFAPAIGPTLSGWLVDQFPWRSLFYVILPIVIIDLIVAYFILVNVTKQTFPKVDILSIILSSLGFGGLLYGFSTAGTTGWGSTQVIVAMIIGSITLTFFILRQFKLDQPILEFRVFKIKLFTITTALGMLVFIAMIGGATVLPILMQNMLGFSAFESGLMLLPGALIMGFMNPITGRIFDKFGAKWLAVTGLMLISVTTIMFTNLTPETTFMYLTVVNAFRMLGVAMVMMPVTTAGLNQLPNSLIPHGTAMNNTMRQVSGAVGTALLVTVMTTAAQPGRGVEGLVHGVNVSFLVAAISALIGLILAFFVKDKKPKTVKTTA
- a CDS encoding MDR family MFS transporter, with translation MESKINSKAILITFMIGAFFAILNETLLNIALTELMEVFGVNAPTVQWLATGFMLVMGVLMPISALLIQWFTTRQMFIGVMTVFLIGTTIAASAMNFPMLLTGRMIQAVGTGLLIPVIMNAILLIYKPEVRGKIMGTFGLVIMFAPAIGPTLSGVIVDTLGWRWLFITVIPFSMFSILFAWKYLQNVGEVTRPGVDVWSIVLSSVGIAGIVYGFSAAGEAGEGFTSLRIVTIIIVSAVSLVWFVLRQLKLKEPLLDVRVFKYKSYARGVVLFIIVIMAMFASEIVMPMYLQGPLGYSAKVAGLLLLPGALLNGLMSPVMGSLFDKYGPRKLIIPGTIVLSGVIIFFSNISQATPIWFFIIVYILLMLSISAIMMPAQTNALNELPKNLYPHGTAISNTLQPVSGALGVSVFVSIMTQSRESYLDDRTGTVTQDVMNDAMTFGVHRAYWFALALALTAVIISLFIKKAVAADVDESSGE
- a CDS encoding GNAT family N-acetyltransferase — translated: MCTEQGLSHLYSKLTIISGENYLIIENTSILTAREIRQFILYVINHPAYEHINSIEFLIDKSLENELNSFLHTYDFHMTDQLVRVEKRLDGQGRSVKDSPYQYKNLKDLSVQGFKYLWSLSMEGSPNPQSSLNIDEHFQSVKTELGENYERSCMAVYENEKPIGVIIPHIEPGTAEEGRLFYFGLSQRERGKGKSGIIHQDALDILYKDFRAAYYIGSTSYNNQPMLNTFIKNGCRIKEELLCYSLTR